AAAGGACCGCCTTAACTTTGAACGTACAGAAGCGATGAAGCTTTTGGCACAATTACCCCTCAACCACAATGAGCAGCTAACGGCTTTAACTCAATATATTGTCGAGCGAAATTACTAAGCACGATGATTGAGTACTGCCTTAGTTTATGCTATAATATGTATTAACAATGCGACGCAGTATCCTAGTCAGTTCACTGCATTTGAGGGCGGGCCTAAAAATCCGCTAAAGGGCACATCGATGAAGTTCCTTGTATTGGCCCGAGGCGCCCAGCCTTGGGTTGATGCTGGGAGTTAAGAAGGGCGGGCGATCCACAACGGCATGTGGGCGTGAACCCTCCCTTCGTGGAGGCCACTTGCTGTCTTCTGGCATAATTTGCGGAGTGACGGGAGTGAGAAACCCGGTTTAACGTAGGTTATCCTGCGCCGGCGTAGCCTGCCTTGAGTGGGTCAGAGGGGATTGAGGCATAAGGTGTGGAACAAAGTGGCCACTTGCTCTGCATTTGGAACTCCTTATGAAACCTGATCTTGCAAAAGAGGCTAGAATGCAGTTAAGAACTGTTGAAGAAAATTCCTAGGCTGTTTGGTTAACGCACTAAAGGGATTATAGTGTGGACTAAGTGGTAATCCAGTCTGATGTCCGGTGACGGCATCAAATGTGTATGAAAGGGGAACCGCCTTTGTGGCAACACGAGGTTGCACGTTGGGAAAACCTACTGGACCTAAGCCGCAGTTTTTACTTTTAGTGCGGTCGCGTTCTACATATCCTTGTTATAAAAGGAGAAGCGATCGTTACATCATGCTGAACGTTCTAAATAAATCTATACGTTGGACTATGATTATTGCCGTTATCACGTTTGTGTTAGCGGCTATTTTTTCAGTTATTTCTACTATTTTATTGGGCGGTGTAGGTTGGGCACTCGGGATGGCAATTGTATTTGGGATCGTCTTTGTCGGTATTGTTTCTGATATGCTCGGCGTAGCGTCGACCGCTGCTACAGAGGCGCCAATGCATGCAATGGCTGCTGAAAAAGTAAAGGGTGCTAAGCAAGCGATACAAATTGTCAGGAATGCGGATCGTTTTTCGAATTTCTGTAATGATGTGATCGGAGATATTGCTGGTATTATTAGTGGGACGGCCTCCGCAGCTGTCGTACTTACCATTTCGATCAATGTAGACGCTTCCCCGCCCTTACAGCAAGCGGTAAACGTTATTTTTGCAAGTGTGGTTGCGGCGATGACAGTCGGTGGTAAAGCAATAGGTAAGTCCTTCGCCATCCATTATGCCAACCACATTATCCTTAAAGTCGGAGAGTTTTTTTACTTGCTTGAGGAGAAGCTAAAGATTAAAGTGTTTAGAGACAGTAAGGACAGAAAACGACGAGCAAAACAAAAAGCCATGAAAGCGAGTGGTCGATTTGGATCTTCTAAAAATCGAAAACCCTAAATTTCTCAAAAATATGTCGACAGAGGAGCTTGAGCAGCTGGCTCAAGAGATACGGGACTTCCTCATTACGACGATCTCAAAAACGGGTGGACACATCGGGCCTAATTTGGGAGTTGTTGAGCTCACTTTAATGCTTCACAAAACATTTGATTCGCCAAAAGACAAGTTCATTTGGGATGTCGGTCATCAAGCATATATTCATAAAATCTTAACTGGCCGTGCTGGACAATTTGACACGCTCCGTCAATACAAAGGGCTTTGTGGCTTTCCGAAAAGAGTTGAAAGCGAGCACGATGTGTGGGAAACCGGTCATAGCTCAACTTCTTTATCTGCGGCGATGGGAATGGCTGTCGCACGGGATATGAGAAACGATGACAATCATGTCGTGCCGATCATAGGTGATGGGGCACTTACAGGCGGAATGGCTTTAGAAGCTTTGAATCATATCGGACATGAGCAGCGGAAAGTGATTGTCATTTTAAATGATAATGAGATGTCTATTGCTCCAAACGTTGGTGCATTACACAGTATGCTTGGCCGCCTTCGAACAGCTGGGAAGTACCGTTGGGTAAAGGAAGAGCTTGAGTTTTTGCTTAAAAAAATTCCAGCCGTCGGTGGAAAGCTTGCTTCTACAGCAGAGCGTGTAAAAGACAGTCTCAAATATTTAATGGTTTCAGGGATGTTTTTCGAGGAATTGGGCTTTACTTATTTAGGTCCTGTCGATGGTCATTCTTTTGATGATCTTGAGGGCCATCTTCAATATGCAAAGAAAATTGATGGGCCGGTGCTGCTTCACGTCGTAACGAAAAAAGGCAAAGGTTATCACCCTGCAGAAATGGATGTAAAAGGAGCATGGCACGGGACGGGACCGTATAAAATCGATTCAGGAGAATTTGTGAAGCCTGTAGACGCTCCGCCAGGTTGGAGTAAGGTCGTGAGCGATGCGATTATTAAAGAAGCTGAGCAAGACAAGCGTATTGCTGTCATCACGCCAGCGATGCCAGTCGGTTCAAAGCTAGAAGCTTTTGCTGAACAGTTTCCAGACCGTTTCTTTGATGTCGGCATTGCCGAGCAGCACGCAACGACGATGGCAGCGGGGCTAGCAGCGGATGGGATGAAGCCAGTGCTATCCATCTATTCGACTTTCTTGCAGAGAGCATACGATCAACTAGTTCACGATGTCACGCGGCAAAATTTGAACGTATTCCTTACAATTGACCGCTGTGGTCTCGTCGGTGCAGACGGTGAAACGCATCAAGGTGTTTTTGATGTTAGCTTTATGCGTCATTTACCGAATATGGTGATCATGATGCCGAAAGATGAAAACGAGTGTCAGGCGATGGTGAAGACCGGATTGGCTTATGATGATGGACCAATAGCGATGCGGTTCCCTCGTGGTAGTGTAGGTGCGAAGCCAACGCCTGAAAATAAAGAGGTCATCGACATTGGGACGTGGGAGACACTCGTCGAAGGTCATGACGCAGTCATTTTAGCTGTCGGAACGATGATCGAGCCAGCTTTGGAAGCGGCGCGTAAACTACAAAGCGAACAATTAAACGTTCAAGTCGTTAATGCTCGTTTTATTAAACCATTGGACGAAACGATGATGCATGCTCTAGCGAAAGCACATTTACCGATTCTAACAGCTGAAGAAACAGCACTTGAAGGTGGCTTTGGCTCAGCAGTGCTTGAGTTTTTGCAGACGCATCAGTATACGAATGTAACGCTTGAGCGAATGGGAATACCAGATTATTTTGTTGAACATGGTAGTCCAAAACAGTTGCTTGAAGAAATTGGTCTTACGTCCGATAACATGATGCAAAAGCTGCGAAAAATGGTACGATCTGAACAGCAAAACCTTAAACAGAGGGCGTAAATCGATGAATGAAAAAAAAGAACGGGTTGACATACTTTTAGTACAGCAACAGCTGATTGAAACGAGAGAGCAGGCAAAGCGCGCCATTATGGCAGGTCTTGTCTATTCGGGGACAGAACGAATTGACAAGCCTGGGCAAAAGCTGCTTCTCAGCTCTCCGTTGCGTATTAAAGGTAAGGAACACCCTTATGTAGGTCGAGGAGGTTTGAAGCTTGAGAAAGCTCTTCAAGCCTTTTCAGTGTCATTAACAAATAAAATCATGGTGGACATCGGCGCTTCCACAGGTGGGTTTACTGATTGTGCCTTGCAAAATGGTGCAAGGCTTGTTTATGCGGTTGATGTTGGCACGAACCAGCTTGCGTGGTCATTACGTTCTGATCATCGTGTTGTTGTCATGGAGAAAACGAACTTTCGTTATGCAACAGAAGATCAGTTTGATCGGGGTTTGCCAGAAGTGGCGACGATTGATGTATCATTTATTTCTCTTTCGCTAATATTTCCCGCTCTCAAAGATATTCTCGCACCTGGAGGAGACGTCATTGCTTTAATAAAGCCACAATTTGAGGCTGGGAAAGAACGTGTAGGTAAAAAAGGAATTGTGAGGGATCCGGCCGTTCATCACGATGTGTTGTTAAGCACCATTGATATGTGCTCACAACTTGGCTTCGTTTGTCGTGATTTAACATACTCACCGATCACTGGTGGCGATGGCAATATTGAATATTTGGCCTGGTTTCAATTTCAAGCAGGGCAAGATGTCACCATCACTTCGAGGCATATCGAGCAAGTGATTCAAAATGCGCATCTTACTTTAGCGGCCCATGCATGAATGATCTTGTACTTTTTAAAAAGACCAAAGGAGGTGACGTGCTGTCGTGCCCTTGACATGGGTGAACAGCAAAAGTGTGAGTAAAGGACAGCGTTTAATAAAAATTAGAGAATTAATTACTGAACATGATATCGATACCCAAGAGGAATTAGTCGAGCGTTTGCGCGCAGCGGGCTTTCATGTCACACAGGCGACCATCTCTCGAGATATAAAGGAGCTTCACCTTGTAAAGGTCACTACAGCTGACGGAATTTATAAATACAGCCTCCCTGCTGACCAACGATTCAATCCGTTAGAGAAATTAAAAAGATACTTAATGGATTCTTTCGTGAAAATTGATACAGCAGGCCATATGATCGTACTGAAGCTGCTGCCTGGTAATGCTCAATCGATCGGGGCAATTATAGACCATTTAGACTGGGAAGAGATTGTCGGTTCGATCTGCGGAGATGATACATGTTTGATTATCTGTAGAACTCCTGAACAGGCATTGGAGCTAAAAGAAAAGTTGATCCACTTGCTCTAAGGAGGATTTACTTATGCTGTTAGAAATACGAATTAAAAATTTTGCCATTATCGAAGAAATATCACTTTCGCTTGATGAAGGGCTTACTGTGCTTACCGGAGAAACTGGTGCAGGAAAGTCGATCATTATTGATGCCATATCATTGTTAATGGGTGCGAGGGGATCTCACGAATTTGTTCGACACGGATGTGAACGTGCGGAAATCGAGGGGCTTTTTCAAGTAGGAGATCAGTCAAGTGTGCTCGAGGTACTTCAACAACAGGGCATTGAAGTGGAAGAAGGAATGATGGTCCTATCAAGGTCAATCTCTTTAAAAGGAAAAAATATTTGCCGGTTGAATGGAAAATTAGTGACGTTAGGGATGCTTCGTGAAATCGGGCAACGTTTAGTTGACATACATGGACAGCATGAAAACCAAGATTTGATGAAGCCTGAGCGTCACCGTCCGTTACTTGACTTATATGCTGGCAGTGCATTAACTGCGACCCTTACAGAATACAAACAGCTATACAAGAAGCGAGCACAGTTAAAAAGCAGATTGCGCGAACTGTCCGAAAATGAACAGGAAACAGCACAGCGTATTGATTTATTGCGCTTTCAACTGAACGATATCCAATCTGCACAATTGCAGCCAGGTGAGAGTGCTGCGCTAGAAAAGGAAAAGCAACAGCTGGCCAATTTTGAGCAGCTCTTTCACGCATTGCAACAAGCTTATAATGCGCTTTATGGGGAGCACAAAGGTTTGGATTGGACTGGTCTTGCTACGACTGAGCTTGAATCAATTGCCTCATTGGATTCGACATATAAAACTTTACATCAGACCGTGTTAGAAAGTCATTATGCTCTTGAAGAGGCTTCTTATGCCATTCGTCAGACCATTGACCAGCTTGAGCATGACCCCGACCGTTTAAATACAGTGGAAGCCCGCTTACAGGAAATACAAACGCTACAGCGCAAATATGGCGCCACCGAAGACGATATTTTAGCTTATGCATCGTCAATTGAAGAGGAACTCGAAACACTTGAACATAAAGACGCTCATATCGAAGGGGTTCAAACGGAGCTGGCAGAGCTCGAGAAAGATATGGCATTAGAAGCACAGCAAATGACAGATATTCGCAAAAGACACGCTCATGTACTTGAAAACGCGATTCACGATGAATTAAAGGCTGTATATATGGAAAAAACAACGTTTAAAGTGGAATGGAAACCATTACCATCGTTTGATTCAAATGGAATGGATCGAATTGAGTTTTTCATCTCGACAAATCCAGGAGAGCCATTAAAACCACTTGTGAAGGTCGCCTCAGGCGGAGAGCTGTCACGAATGATGTTGGCGATAAAGAGTATTTTCTCCAAGTTGCAGAAAAAAACAGCTATTGTTTTCGACGAAGTGGATTCAGGCGTTAGTGGCCGTGTCGCTCAGGCAATGGCTGAAAAAATATACCAGCTCGCAAGAACATCACAAGTGATCTGTATATCTCATTTACCCCAAGTGGCCGCGATGGCAGATCAGCATCTTTACATTTCTAAACGCATCGACGACGATCGAACAGCAACAGGCGTACGTAAGCTGCAAGAGGATGAAGCGCAGAACGAGATTTCAAGGATGATCGCGGGTACTGAAGTGACAGAGCTGACAAAGAAGCATGCTTCTGAGCTTTTGGCCTTAGCTGATGTTTATAAAAACAATGTGTGAGAAAGCTATCCATGATTGGATGGCTTTTTTGTCGTCCGTCAGTTATAAAAGGCTTTCGTAAAGGCAACATTATTGAATGTAAACATCAAGTGCAGGCGGAAACGAGGAGAGTGAGTATGAAAAGGAAATTACCTGTTAGAAAACTGGTTGGTGTCTTTCTCCTTGTTGCTTTTATTGGATTGACGACAAGCCCGCCTTTTATATCATATGTAAAGCTTCCTGTTTCCATGACAATGTTCACAAATAGTCAACCAGTCCAAGTGGATGCATTACCAGGCATTGAAATGGAAAGTGCTCCATCCTTGACGGTTCAAAAAGATGCAAATAAGGTGAGCGTTGAAGCAAAAAAATCAGGGGTAGCAAAGTTGCATTATACGTTGGGCGGTTTTCCGATTAAACAATCCGAGGTGCGAATGCTTGACGACATTCGTTTAATTCCTGGAGGCCAGTCAATTGGTGTACGCTTGAACGCAGGCGGCGTTTTAATTGTTGGGTACCACGATATTGATACGAAAAAAGGGATATTGTCTCCTGGGAAGGCTTCAGGCCTGCAAACAGGTGACATGATTGTGCAAGTGAATGGGCAAGCAGTAACGACAATGAAAAACTTTGGCGAGCTTGTTCAAAAAGCAGGTAAAGCAGGAAAAGCAATGAAGCTTGAGGTCAAACGAAATGATCAGTCATTTGAAACATCCTTGCAGCCACAGCTTGATCCAGCGGAGCAAAAATATCGCCTTGGATTATATATTAAAGAAGCTGCCTCGGGGATAGGGACGATGACATTCATTGATCCTGATACGAAGCGTTACGGGTCTTTAGGACACGTCATCGCCGATCGTTTGACAAAAGAACCCGTATCTGTGTACGAAGGCGAGTTATTGCTCTCTCAAGTGACGTCGATTACTAAGGGAAATCAAGGTGTTCCAGGCGAAAAAATAGCTGCTTTCCTTTCTGAAGGAAAATCGATTGGAACCGTTCAAAAAAACACCCCTTTTGGTGTGTTTGGGACGCTGCAACGTCCGTTTCCGAAGCAAGTAGACCGCAAACCCATTCCAATTACCGTAGCTTCACAAGTGAAAAAAGGTCCAGCGCAACTGTTAACCGTTGTTGAAGGCCAAGAGATTGAGGCATTCGATATTGAAATTGTCAATTCTATTCCGCAACGATTTCCAGCGACGAAAGGCATGGTCATCAAAGTGACTGACCCAGCCTTACTTGATAAAACGGGCGGGATTGTGCAAGGTATGAGTGGAAGTCCAATTATTCAAGATGGTAAGCTTGTTGGCGCTGTCACGCATGTATTCGTCAATGATCCGACAAGTGGATATGGCATTCATATTGAGTGGATGCTTAAAGAAGCCGGTGTTCTCATTGAGCATAAAGATGACACCGAACAAAAGGCCGCGTAAAGGCCTTTTGTTTTGCTTGTTGATTATTTGATCGCTCATTCTAAGTGAATTTTGTAAAGATTATTCAAACTAGTTGAGGGCGCTTTTCATTAGTCATCTACCATTGGTATAGATCGCTTGTTTTACTCAGCATGAAAAGCTGGTTCTTCTACATGTTCGAACAAAATCCTCGCTATTTTAAATAAAGCGTCGAATTTCTGAGAAAAAAGAAGAATTTAATAGAAAAATCGGCATATTTATGATTTTTCAATTTATCGAAAGGTTTTAGGGGGATACTGTCGAAATCAAGTCTTAGTCATTATTCAACGTTATGCGATATAATATAAAATGGAGGAGGATTTTTTATGCGTAAAATCAAAGTAGGTTTAGCGGATGATAACCGTGAGCTCGTCGGTTTACTGGAAGATTATTTGACGACACAGGACGATATGGAGGTCGTAGGTGTTTCCTACAATGGACAGGAATGTTTGACAATGATTGAAAAAAATCAGCCAGATGTCGTCATTCTTGATATTATAATGCCGCATCTAGATGGCTTAGCCGTTCTCGAAAGACTAAGGAGTATGTCGTTAGATAAACAGCCAAACGTCATTATGTTGACAGCATTCGGTCAAGAAGATGTAACTTCAAAAGCTGTAGAGTATGGAGCCTCATATTTTATCCTTAAACCATTTGATATGGAGCATTTAACAAATCAAATTCGCCAAGTCAGCGGTAAAGAAACGGCATCGGTAAAACGCTCCACTTTGATAACACAAAAACCGTCTGATGCCCAACCAAAAAACCTTGATGCGAGCATTACGTCAATTATTCATGAGATTGGTGTCCCTGCGCATATTAAAGGATATATGTACTTAAGAGAAGCCATTTCAATGGTTTACAACGATATTGAACTGCTTGGTTCCATTACAAAAGTGCTTTATCCCGATATCGCCAAGAAATACAAAACAACAGCAAGTCGTGTGGAAAGAGCGATTCGGCATGCCATTGAAGTGGCTTGGAGCCGCGGAAATGTAGAATCAATTTCCTCTTTATTCAGCTACACAGTTTCGATGTCTAAAGCCAAACCGACAAACTCAGAGTTTATTGCCATGGTTGCAGATAAACTGCGTTTAGAACATAAAGCCTCCTAAGTGCTGAACTAAAAAAAGAATACGACGTATTTTAAAAGGGGAACTAGTGAGATGAAAGAAAAAATGGCTGCACAGCTCTTTACGGTTAAGAAGGAAATGAGTGAAGATTTTTCAGGGACGTTAAAAGCTTTAAAGCGAATGGGCTGGCCCGCAGTACAAATATCAGCACTACCTCAGGAGATTTCTCCTAGAGAAGTAAAGCAAGTGTTAGACGATAATCAATTAAATGTGGCCGGCATGCACATCTCTTTAGACCGCTTGATGAATGATTTGCACGCGGTGATCGAAGAGGCGAATTTGTATGGAACAAAAGATTTAGTATGTCCATCACTGCCTCAAGAATATCAGAATGAAAAAGGGTATAAACAAGTTAGGGCCATGCTTAATAGTATTGCCAGGGAAGCTAAAGGCTATCGGATTAGCTACCATAATCATGCGTTTGAATTTAATACGACCGTTGAGGGGAAAAATGCTTTAGATTACTTACTTGAGCCTGTCCCTGGGAATGATTTGTTGGCTGAAATTGATGTTTTTTGGATTAAAAAAGGGGGATATGAACCTTTAACTTTTATTGAGCCATATGCAAACCGTATGCCGATCATTCACTTGAAAGATATGACGAATGATGAGCGTGAGACGTTTGCGGAAATTAATACAGGTCAAATCGATTTTATCCCCATTCTGAAGTGGGCGGAAGCAAACGGGGTAGAATGGTTTGCAGTTGAACAGGATCAATGCGATGTTTCAGGGCTTCACTCTTTAGAAATTAGTCTAAGTGAACTTGCACACTTATTGGAAAAAGTCTGATTATCAAGGCGTAAACAGTCCATTTTAGTGGCACAGGTTACTTTTTGTGCACTTTTCTTTAAAAGAAAACTTAGCGGAGCAAAAAGGCAAGCAGCGGCTCGACACAAGCTTAATTCATGTGGAGACGAGTGAGCCACCAATGATGTTTATCAACAGACTAAGAGTGCCAAAGTCGAGAAAACACGTTTGAAGCGTGAATTCATCGGCTTTTTTAATCGATTGGAAAGAAAAGAAATCTAGCCGTCTTCTTATAAATGAGATATAATATTTAATTAAAATATAGATAAACTGCAAATTCCCCCTTTTTTATGACAAAAAATATGATACTATTGTTACAATGATAGAGCATTTGTACTCGTACATGGGACAAAGCTGAGAAAGGTGGACATTACTTGTCATGAAAGTCGCTAAATTCGGAGGAACGTCCGTAGCAAGTGGGGAACAAATTAAAAAAGTGGGAGATATCATCCACGAAGATCATGAGCGAAAAATTATCATCGTTTCCGCTCCCGGTAAACGTTTTTCTTCGGATACGAAAACGACCGATCTATTAATTGCCCTAGATACGCAAGTTGCTGCAAAAAATCCATATACTGAGGCATTGCAAAGTGTCATTGAACGCTTCCAGGAGATTGCTGCTTCCCTTGGGTGTGGCAATGAACATATTGTTGCTTTTTCTAAAGAATTGCAAGCACTTTGTGAAGATGACAATATTTCAGACGTTCATCGTACGGATTGTTTGAAAGCTTGTGGTGAAGATTTTAATGCCCGGTTAATCGCAGCATACTTAAACCATCGTGGAATTAATGCAAAGTATGTCAATCCTCGTGATGCAGGTCTTGTGTTGAGCGATGAGCCTGGAAACGCACGTGTCGAACCCGAAACATTTGCCCATTTAAAAAAGCTTCGCGACCTCGAGCATACGGTGGTCATTCCTGGATTCTTCGGTTATTCCAAAAGCGGTCATCTCGTCACATTTCCGCGCGGAGGCTCAGATATTTCCGGAGCCATTATTGCTGCAGGCGTACAAGCATCCCTTTACGAAAATTTCACCGACGTTGATTCGGTGTACGCTGCCAATCCAAATGTCGTCGATCAGCCGAAGAAAATAAAAGAAATGACGTATAAAGAAATGCGGGAGTTATCGTACGCTGGGTTTTCGGTATTCCATGACGAAGCACTCATGCCGGCATTTCATGCTGGTATACCCGTACGCATTAAAAATACAAACAATCCTGAAGGTGAAGGAACGCTTATTGTCGCGAAGCGTGATTATGAGACGACGCCGATATCAGGTATTGCCAGTGACGAAGGTTTTGCCAGCATTTACGTAAGTAAATACTTAATGAACCGGGAAGTAGGCTTCGGGCGAAAGCTTTTGCAAATTTTGGAGGATGAAGAACTATCTTACGAGCATGTTCCTTCAGGAATTGATGATATATCGATTATTTTGCGGGAAGAACAGCTGACAGCTGAAAAAGAAAAGCGAATTATGGATAAGATCCAAACAGAGCTGCGTGTCGACATGATTAAAATTGAGCGCGGACTTGCTCTCATTATGATTGTCGGCGAAGGCATGACGAAGACGATAGGCATGGCGGCAAAAGCGACAGCAGCATTTGCCATTGCAAAGGTGAATATTGAAATGATCAATCAAGGATCGTCTGAAGTGAGCTTGATGTTTGGTGTGAAGGCAAAAGATGTGTCTCGGGCGGTAAAAGCATTATATAATGAATATTTTGGGGAGAATCCGGCTGTAAGCGATGCTGTAGTGCTTGAGCCAGTGGAAGCTTCTCATTAAAAAAACTGAGGGTATCATTCCCTCAGTTTTTTGAGTTGTTCGTTTATTTTTTGTGCGACGCGCTGGGATTTTTCCATTTTTGCGATCGCGAAAAACGACAAACCCACCGATCAAATAAAGACCCACTCCTAAAAAAAATAGACCAGCAAAAAACTGCATCCATAAATAAGGATACGGAAATTGAAGACTGGCAAAAAGCACGTCTCGCAAAAGCTTAATGCCATAAGCCGCCGATGCGATTGGAATAAGAATAAGCATTAGGACAAAAAAACGAAGCAAAAAACATTCCTCCCTCTAACGAACTATTCGACGTCGCGTTATAAACATGGTTTAATGGTAAGGAAAGCTATTCAAAAGGTACGCACTATTTGCGAGCTTGTCAAGAACAAGACGCAAAGTACGTGTGAATGTGTACATAGAAAGGAGCGGCTTATGACCAAGTCCTATGATCTAATCATTCTAGGTGGTGGTGTGGGTGGCTATACGGCAGCCATTCGAGCTTCTCAACTCGGTATGAAGACAGCAATCATCGAAAAAAATCAGGTAGGAGGCACTTGTCTTCATGAAGGGTGTATACCGACAAAAGCCTTTTTAAAAAGTGCGGAAGTGTTACAGCAAATTCATCGTGCAGAGCGTTTTGGTATTGAAAATGCTTTTGCTTCTTTAAATTTTACAAGTGTTGCCGAACGGAAAAATAACATCGTCAATGCGCTGTACAAAGGCGTTCAACAGCTCATGAAGCAAGCGAAAGTCGACATTTTTGTCGGTCACGGAAAAATTGAATCTGCGCCCCAGCAAGCTGAAGATGAACAATTTACAGTCTCGGTGAATGAAGATACAGTCCTTCGTGGAACGCGGATTCTCATTGCTACAGGTGCAAAAAGTCGTTGGATTTCTGAAGCTCCTATAAATCATGACCTAGTCTTAAGCTCTGCTGATATGGTAAAATTAACTCAGCTCCCAGAATCGCTGACAATTATCGGTGGCGGAGTGATAGGTGTTGAATGGGCTTCGATGATGGCTGACTTCGGCGTTCGTGTTACATTACTTGAAGTCGCTGATCGTCTCTTGCCAAACGAAGACCGTCATATATCAGAAGCGATGCAAAAGAGTTTGAAGAAAAAAGCGGTCAACTGTTTAACGGGCATTACTGATCTTGACATCACGACAGAAGATAAAGTTACAGTACAATGCGTTAAAGAAGGCGAACCATATGATGTCACAAGTGATCTCCTCCTTGTTGCAGTAGGTCGTGAAGCACTGACGCATGACCTTGGTTTACAGGACGTAGGCATTAACACCGAACGATCTGCCATAGCTGTGGATGATTATCAACAAACGAATATCCAAGGTATTTATGCCTGCGGGGATTGTACAGAAGGTCCTCAATTGGCTCATAAGGCGGCTTGGCAAGGAAAAATGGCTGTCGAGCATGCCGCGGGGTTAAACGTCGAGCCAATGCCGATGCATATGATTCCTCGTTGTGTTTATGGAGCGCCGCAGGCGGCAAGTGTCGGTTTTACAGAAGAAGAATTACAAACAAAAAACATCTCATATCAAGCAAAAACCTTTCCTTTTCAATTAAATGGAAAAGCATTAATTGAAGATACGGAAGGCTTTGCCAAGCTTTTATACGATCATGCATCGGGCGATGTGCTCGGCATACACTTATTTGGAGATCATGTTACTGAAATGATTGCAGCCGGCACGATGTCGCTGTATGTCAATGGGGCGGTTAATGAAGTCGCGGAAATGGTTTTTCCACACCCGACGATTTCGGAGTCTTTAAATGAAGCTGCCAAAATGGCGATTGGCACGCCGGTGCATATTTAAGAGGAGGGGAAGTTGTGAAGAATAACAGGCACCGTTCACTCGGACTGACAGACGAAGATGTCATTCAAATGTATAAAACGATGCTTTTGGCTCGTAAAGTGGACAACCGTACGTGGTTGTTAAACCGTGCTGGGAAGATCGGTTTCGTAATTTCGTGTAAAGGGCATGAAGGTGCCCAAGTTGGTGCTGCCTTTGCGCTCCAGCCGGGGACAGACTATTTATTACCATACTATCGTGACCATGCACTCGTCCTTCATTTTGGGATGACCGCAGCGGATTTGATGTATTCCAATTTTGGACGCGCCCAAGACCCTTCATCCGCGGGCCGGCAAATGCCGGGGCATTTTGGGAAGAAGTCGAGTCGGATCGTTACCGCCTCCTCTCCGGTGACAACGCAAGTTCCGCATGCTGCTGGAATTGCTTTAGCTGGGAAAATGAAAGGCGAATCTTTTGTGACGTTTACGTCGTTTGGTGAAGGTTCTTCGAATC
Above is a genomic segment from Litoribacterium kuwaitense containing:
- the dxs gene encoding 1-deoxy-D-xylulose-5-phosphate synthase — translated: MDLLKIENPKFLKNMSTEELEQLAQEIRDFLITTISKTGGHIGPNLGVVELTLMLHKTFDSPKDKFIWDVGHQAYIHKILTGRAGQFDTLRQYKGLCGFPKRVESEHDVWETGHSSTSLSAAMGMAVARDMRNDDNHVVPIIGDGALTGGMALEALNHIGHEQRKVIVILNDNEMSIAPNVGALHSMLGRLRTAGKYRWVKEELEFLLKKIPAVGGKLASTAERVKDSLKYLMVSGMFFEELGFTYLGPVDGHSFDDLEGHLQYAKKIDGPVLLHVVTKKGKGYHPAEMDVKGAWHGTGPYKIDSGEFVKPVDAPPGWSKVVSDAIIKEAEQDKRIAVITPAMPVGSKLEAFAEQFPDRFFDVGIAEQHATTMAAGLAADGMKPVLSIYSTFLQRAYDQLVHDVTRQNLNVFLTIDRCGLVGADGETHQGVFDVSFMRHLPNMVIMMPKDENECQAMVKTGLAYDDGPIAMRFPRGSVGAKPTPENKEVIDIGTWETLVEGHDAVILAVGTMIEPALEAARKLQSEQLNVQVVNARFIKPLDETMMHALAKAHLPILTAEETALEGGFGSAVLEFLQTHQYTNVTLERMGIPDYFVEHGSPKQLLEEIGLTSDNMMQKLRKMVRSEQQNLKQRA
- the recN gene encoding DNA repair protein RecN translates to MLLEIRIKNFAIIEEISLSLDEGLTVLTGETGAGKSIIIDAISLLMGARGSHEFVRHGCERAEIEGLFQVGDQSSVLEVLQQQGIEVEEGMMVLSRSISLKGKNICRLNGKLVTLGMLREIGQRLVDIHGQHENQDLMKPERHRPLLDLYAGSALTATLTEYKQLYKKRAQLKSRLRELSENEQETAQRIDLLRFQLNDIQSAQLQPGESAALEKEKQQLANFEQLFHALQQAYNALYGEHKGLDWTGLATTELESIASLDSTYKTLHQTVLESHYALEEASYAIRQTIDQLEHDPDRLNTVEARLQEIQTLQRKYGATEDDILAYASSIEEELETLEHKDAHIEGVQTELAELEKDMALEAQQMTDIRKRHAHVLENAIHDELKAVYMEKTTFKVEWKPLPSFDSNGMDRIEFFISTNPGEPLKPLVKVASGGELSRMMLAIKSIFSKLQKKTAIVFDEVDSGVSGRVAQAMAEKIYQLARTSQVICISHLPQVAAMADQHLYISKRIDDDRTATGVRKLQEDEAQNEISRMIAGTEVTELTKKHASELLALADVYKNNV
- a CDS encoding TlyA family RNA methyltransferase, giving the protein MNEKKERVDILLVQQQLIETREQAKRAIMAGLVYSGTERIDKPGQKLLLSSPLRIKGKEHPYVGRGGLKLEKALQAFSVSLTNKIMVDIGASTGGFTDCALQNGARLVYAVDVGTNQLAWSLRSDHRVVVMEKTNFRYATEDQFDRGLPEVATIDVSFISLSLIFPALKDILAPGGDVIALIKPQFEAGKERVGKKGIVRDPAVHHDVLLSTIDMCSQLGFVCRDLTYSPITGGDGNIEYLAWFQFQAGQDVTITSRHIEQVIQNAHLTLAAHA
- the spoIVB gene encoding SpoIVB peptidase yields the protein MKRKLPVRKLVGVFLLVAFIGLTTSPPFISYVKLPVSMTMFTNSQPVQVDALPGIEMESAPSLTVQKDANKVSVEAKKSGVAKLHYTLGGFPIKQSEVRMLDDIRLIPGGQSIGVRLNAGGVLIVGYHDIDTKKGILSPGKASGLQTGDMIVQVNGQAVTTMKNFGELVQKAGKAGKAMKLEVKRNDQSFETSLQPQLDPAEQKYRLGLYIKEAASGIGTMTFIDPDTKRYGSLGHVIADRLTKEPVSVYEGELLLSQVTSITKGNQGVPGEKIAAFLSEGKSIGTVQKNTPFGVFGTLQRPFPKQVDRKPIPITVASQVKKGPAQLLTVVEGQEIEAFDIEIVNSIPQRFPATKGMVIKVTDPALLDKTGGIVQGMSGSPIIQDGKLVGAVTHVFVNDPTSGYGIHIEWMLKEAGVLIEHKDDTEQKAA
- the ahrC gene encoding transcriptional regulator AhrC/ArgR, giving the protein MSKGQRLIKIRELITEHDIDTQEELVERLRAAGFHVTQATISRDIKELHLVKVTTADGIYKYSLPADQRFNPLEKLKRYLMDSFVKIDTAGHMIVLKLLPGNAQSIGAIIDHLDWEEIVGSICGDDTCLIICRTPEQALELKEKLIHLL